The genomic window TCGCCCGCCCCGCCCTGCTGGTGGCGGACGAACCCACGGGCAACCTGGACGGCGCCCAGGCGCGCCGCGTCATCGCCCTGCTGCGCGAGATGCACAGGCTGGGCACCACCGTGGTCGTTGCCACCCACAGCGAGGCCCTGCCCGAGGAATACCCGGCGCCGGCGCTGCGACTCGAGGCTGGGCGGCTGCTCTCCCATGGCTGACCGCAACGCCTTCCGCATGCGCCGCCTGCGCGGCCGCGACCCGCTGGGGCTCCGCCGGGCGCTGGCCGGCTGGCTGCTGCCCGCCCTCGTCGCCGCCATGGCCCTGCTGGCCGCCATGGCCCTGACCGGCGCGCAGGGGGCGGGGAGCCTCGCCGCGCGGTGGGAACAGGCGGCGGCGGGGCAGATCCTGGTGCAATTGCCGCCGGAGGGCCTCGGCCCCGCGCTGGACAGGCTCTCCGCCCTGCCCGGCGTGGCCTCGGCCACCCCCGTGCCGGATGCAAGGCTGCGCGAATTCCTCCGCCCCTGGCTGGGCGAGGTGCCCGGCCTGCCCCTGCCCGCCATGGTGGAGATGCGAATCTCCGACCCCTCCGCCGAAACCGCCATCCGCGCCGCCGCCGCCGACATCCCCGGCGCCCTGGTCGAGGAACGCGGCGAGGCCGTGACCCAGGCGCTGCGCGTGGCCAATGGGGTGCGGGGGCTCGCCTGGGTGATCCTTGCCATCATCGTGCTGGTGGCCACCGCGCTGGTGGCCGTGGCGACGCGCGCGGGCATCTCGGCGCGCAGCCAGACCATCACGATCCTGCACGAGCTGGGCGCGCGCGATTCCGACATCGCGGGCCGATTCGCCCGGCGGCTGGGTTGGCTGTGCACGCTGGGGGCGCTGGGGGGCTGGCCATCGCCCTGCCCGCGCTCTGGCTGCTGGCCGATGCCGCCATTCCCGTCGCCATGGCGCGGCCGGCGGCGCTGGCCGATCTGCCCTGGTGGGGGCTGCTTTCCCTGCCGCTGGTGGCGGGGACCATCGGCTGGATCACGGCGCGGCTGACGGTGGGGGCCTGGCTGCGCCGCTTGCCGTAGCGGCCTTCCGGTGCGAAGCGGGTGGGATGCGCCTGCTGGTCCTCGACGCCGCCCTGTC from Roseococcus microcysteis includes these protein-coding regions:
- a CDS encoding cell division protein FtsX → MADRNAFRMRRLRGRDPLGLRRALAGWLLPALVAAMALLAAMALTGAQGAGSLAARWEQAAAGQILVQLPPEGLGPALDRLSALPGVASATPVPDARLREFLRPWLGEVPGLPLPAMVEMRISDPSAETAIRAAAADIPGALVEERGEAVTQALRVANGVRGLAWVILAIIVLVATALVAVATRAGISARSQTITILHELGARDSDIAGRFARRLGWLCTLGALGGWPSPCPRSGCWPMPPFPSPWRGRRRWPICPGGGCFPCRWWRGPSAGSRRG